A DNA window from Pseudomonas sp. GD03919 contains the following coding sequences:
- a CDS encoding SDR family NAD(P)-dependent oxidoreductase: protein MSKVVAISGGFGCLGIAVGEAFAANGWRVALIDQASVPRPLADTARSEKLLIGAVDLTDLHMANCAMQQVQQHFQGLDALINVAGGFRWETIEGGDLATWDLMYQMNVRTAATASMAALTHLKKAEAGRIINIAAGAASKASLGMGAYAAAKSGVMRLTEALAEELKDQRITVNAIMPSIIDTPQNRLDMPDADATRWVTPEQVANVIVFLASQEASAITGAAIAVNGRC from the coding sequence GTGAGTAAAGTAGTCGCAATTAGCGGTGGATTCGGTTGTCTAGGTATAGCGGTAGGCGAGGCGTTCGCGGCCAATGGTTGGCGGGTGGCCCTGATTGATCAGGCCAGCGTGCCGCGACCCCTGGCCGACACGGCGCGCTCTGAAAAACTGCTTATCGGCGCGGTCGATCTAACCGATCTGCACATGGCAAATTGTGCAATGCAGCAGGTGCAGCAGCATTTTCAAGGATTAGATGCGCTCATCAACGTGGCGGGTGGTTTTCGCTGGGAGACCATCGAGGGCGGCGATCTTGCGACCTGGGATTTGATGTATCAAATGAACGTGCGCACTGCCGCAACGGCTAGCATGGCCGCGCTGACACACCTGAAGAAAGCCGAAGCCGGGCGCATTATCAACATTGCAGCCGGAGCGGCCAGTAAGGCCAGCCTAGGCATGGGGGCCTATGCTGCAGCAAAGTCCGGGGTGATGCGCCTTACGGAGGCGTTGGCCGAAGAGTTGAAAGATCAGCGCATCACGGTCAATGCGATCATGCCATCGATCATCGATACCCCGCAGAACCGCCTCGATATGCCTGATGCGGATGCCACCCGCTGGGTTACGCCAGAGCAGGTCGCTAATGTGATCGTATTTTTAGCCTCTCAGGAGGCTAGTGCAATCACAGGTGCAGCTATCGCTGTAAATGGGCGGTGCTAA
- a CDS encoding sterol desaturase family protein: MNLIVFAIPIFLTTTLLEAWLAHRRGLAAYSIPDAISSYQYGLLSQVVGAFTKLAKLGVYTLVFEAYRATTLPSDSLWVWVGALVAYDFFYYWHHRMNHEIGLLWAGHVSHHSSEYFNLATALRQSSTSALLGWIFYLPMAVAGVPPSVFAGVLLIDLLYQYWVHTEVIGRLGWLDRIFVTPSNHRVHHGQNDYCMDTNYGGILILWDRLFGTFAEERKDEKVIYGVRTPLQSLNPFWGNMHYYIELWQKSKATPGWRAKLGVWLAPPGGWHDEASEPYEPSQFKYYDPCTPDAVKRYAVVHQVLAMLFLMHFLTLVNTLPKTLLALYAAGFAISAISLTSLLEGRANARRFEQCRVIGLGIAFAALPDWFGFSMPIALKLMLLVVMLGSAAWLSRTSFKPAALWTSQ, translated from the coding sequence ATGAATCTGATCGTGTTTGCCATACCGATTTTTTTAACCACCACCTTGCTGGAAGCATGGCTGGCGCACCGCCGCGGGCTAGCGGCGTATTCCATACCTGATGCCATCAGCAGCTACCAATATGGTCTATTGAGCCAGGTGGTTGGGGCGTTCACCAAGTTGGCGAAACTGGGCGTTTACACTCTGGTATTCGAAGCCTACCGCGCCACGACCTTGCCTAGCGATAGCCTGTGGGTATGGGTCGGAGCCCTTGTGGCCTACGACTTTTTCTACTACTGGCATCACCGTATGAACCATGAAATTGGCTTGCTGTGGGCCGGGCACGTATCGCATCACTCTTCCGAGTACTTCAACCTGGCAACAGCCTTACGCCAGTCCTCGACGAGCGCACTTCTGGGCTGGATATTCTATCTACCGATGGCAGTGGCCGGTGTGCCGCCCAGCGTGTTTGCCGGGGTGTTGCTGATCGACTTGCTTTACCAGTACTGGGTGCATACCGAGGTAATTGGTCGTTTGGGCTGGCTTGATCGCATCTTCGTCACACCCTCAAACCATCGCGTCCATCATGGGCAAAATGACTACTGCATGGACACAAACTACGGGGGCATTCTGATTCTCTGGGATCGCCTATTCGGTACCTTCGCCGAGGAGCGCAAGGACGAGAAGGTCATCTACGGCGTGCGCACACCGTTGCAGAGCCTTAACCCATTCTGGGGCAACATGCATTACTACATTGAGCTCTGGCAGAAATCCAAAGCCACCCCGGGCTGGCGGGCTAAACTTGGCGTCTGGCTGGCACCACCTGGTGGCTGGCACGATGAGGCGAGCGAGCCTTACGAGCCGTCGCAGTTTAAGTATTACGATCCGTGTACACCCGATGCGGTCAAACGCTATGCGGTAGTGCATCAGGTGCTTGCAATGTTGTTCCTCATGCATTTTCTGACGCTAGTCAACACCTTGCCGAAGACCTTACTGGCACTCTACGCCGCTGGCTTTGCCATTTCGGCAATCTCTCTCACGTCACTATTGGAAGGACGTGCCAATGCACGGCGTTTTGAGCAGTGCCGTGTCATAGGACTGGGCATTGCCTTTGCTGCTCTACCTGACTGGTTCGGTTTTAGTATGCCCATCGCACTCAAGCTGATGTTATTGGTTGTAATGCTAGGCAGCGCTGCATGGCTCAGCCGCACTTCCTTCAAACCTGCTGCTTTGTGGACTTCCCAATGA
- a CDS encoding Crp/Fnr family transcriptional regulator, with protein MQNIDDAAHQTIYRLREADDWFASLPGEVQDKIIQSSVLRHYRKGQVITAQGSRPTAASVVLEGRVRVSRLLFEGEEKLYMIGERGFWFNFLALITGEKADVAVIADTNVQLLMLPLQQFERILEEEPLYCKAITLFIAKRYAAFMRHFADGQMIVPLQRLRTGLAELLLLQPQATGSEEVILNVSQADLASILGSSRQTINGLLKQLEKAGLIKIGFRHIRVIDPAGLSEHAAN; from the coding sequence ATGCAAAACATAGATGACGCAGCCCATCAGACAATCTACCGCCTGCGCGAGGCAGATGACTGGTTCGCAAGCTTGCCGGGGGAAGTGCAAGACAAAATCATCCAGTCTTCCGTATTGCGCCACTATCGCAAAGGGCAGGTGATCACTGCCCAAGGCAGCCGACCGACTGCAGCCTCAGTAGTGCTTGAGGGGCGCGTGCGGGTTTCGCGGCTGCTATTCGAGGGTGAGGAGAAGCTTTATATGATTGGCGAGAGAGGATTTTGGTTCAACTTCCTCGCCCTGATTACAGGCGAAAAGGCCGATGTGGCTGTGATCGCCGATACCAATGTGCAATTACTAATGCTGCCTCTGCAGCAATTCGAGCGAATCCTTGAAGAGGAACCTCTCTATTGCAAGGCAATTACACTTTTTATTGCCAAGCGCTATGCCGCTTTTATGCGGCACTTTGCCGATGGCCAGATGATCGTGCCGCTGCAACGGCTGCGTACAGGTTTAGCAGAACTGTTGTTGCTGCAACCACAGGCAACAGGCTCTGAGGAAGTTATTTTGAATGTTTCTCAGGCGGATTTAGCCTCCATACTTGGTTCTTCCCGCCAGACTATCAACGGGCTGCTAAAACAACTGGAAAAGGCGGGACTGATTAAGATCGGTTTTCGGCATATTCGAGTAATTGATCCAGCTGGGCTTTCTGAGCACGCGGCTAACTGA
- the merR gene encoding Hg(II)-responsive transcriptional regulator, giving the protein MATELTIGKLADAAGVNVETIRYYQRRGLLDEPAKPLGGHRRYPVDMVKRLRFIKRAQALGFTLSEVGGLLTLDESCACAETRARAARKLALIEQKMADLVVMQQLLGELVQQCDAGDGGTICPIIEALIRE; this is encoded by the coding sequence ATGGCCACAGAGCTGACCATTGGCAAGCTGGCAGACGCCGCCGGGGTGAACGTCGAGACGATCCGCTACTACCAGCGACGCGGGCTGCTGGATGAACCAGCCAAACCCTTGGGTGGCCATCGGCGCTATCCGGTGGACATGGTGAAGCGACTGCGTTTCATCAAGCGGGCTCAGGCGCTGGGTTTCACGCTCTCGGAAGTCGGTGGACTGCTGACGCTGGATGAGTCGTGCGCCTGTGCCGAAACGCGAGCACGGGCTGCACGCAAGCTCGCGTTGATCGAGCAGAAGATGGCCGACTTGGTCGTCATGCAGCAACTGTTAGGCGAACTGGTGCAGCAATGTGATGCGGGAGACGGCGGAACGATCTGCCCGATCATCGAGGCACTGATCAGAGAGTAA
- a CDS encoding mercuric transporter MerT family protein yields the protein MGMQLTGKGSLVASSLTAIGASVCCVGPLVLLALGVGGTWVGALTMMEPLRPLFIGLTLLFLGLAFRKLYLVPQVCTPGTPCADPRTLVRQRLVFWIVSVLLLGLLAVPWLAPLFY from the coding sequence ATGGGGATGCAACTCACCGGGAAAGGCTCGCTGGTCGCGAGTTCGCTGACCGCCATCGGTGCGTCGGTGTGCTGTGTCGGGCCACTGGTGCTGTTGGCACTCGGTGTCGGCGGTACGTGGGTGGGCGCTCTGACCATGATGGAGCCACTACGCCCCCTCTTCATCGGGTTGACTCTACTGTTCCTGGGATTGGCATTCCGCAAGCTCTACCTGGTGCCACAGGTTTGTACGCCAGGTACACCCTGCGCCGATCCGCGCACGCTCGTGCGACAGCGACTCGTGTTCTGGATCGTCAGCGTGCTGCTGCTCGGCCTATTGGCCGTGCCGTGGCTCGCCCCGCTGTTCTACTGA
- the merP gene encoding mercury resistance system periplasmic binding protein MerP: MRKLLIAVLFALPFVALAAPPKTVTLDVQNMTCGLCPITVKKSLEKVSGVSDVQVNFDQKTATVTYDPDKAQPEALTEATANAGYPSTVQK; this comes from the coding sequence ATGCGCAAACTGCTGATCGCCGTGCTTTTCGCCTTGCCCTTCGTGGCGCTGGCGGCTCCCCCGAAAACCGTCACGCTCGACGTGCAGAACATGACGTGCGGACTCTGTCCGATCACGGTCAAGAAGTCGCTGGAGAAGGTGTCCGGCGTGAGTGACGTCCAGGTCAATTTCGACCAGAAGACGGCGACCGTCACCTACGATCCCGATAAGGCCCAGCCCGAGGCACTGACTGAGGCGACCGCGAACGCGGGATACCCCTCCACAGTGCAGAAGTGA
- a CDS encoding GDCCVxC domain-containing (seleno)protein codes for MSAIVLESVLTCPRCGFAKPETMPTDACQFYYECSNCKALLRPNPGDCCVFCSFGSVKCPPIQQQLGCCS; via the coding sequence ATGAGCGCCATTGTCCTTGAGTCCGTGCTGACTTGCCCGCGCTGCGGCTTCGCCAAGCCGGAAACCATGCCCACGGACGCCTGCCAGTTCTATTACGAGTGCAGCAACTGCAAGGCGCTGCTGCGCCCCAACCCAGGGGATTGCTGCGTTTTCTGTTCGTTCGGCTCGGTGAAGTGCCCGCCGATCCAGCAGCAGCTTGGGTGTTGCTCATAG
- a CDS encoding Tn3 family transposase codes for MPVGFLTQEQRDGFGRYVDSPSREELERYFHLSDEDREAIQVLRGSHNRLGYAVLLTTVRFVGVLPDKPAAVPVEVLQVLCRQLAIPDPDCLQRYSDHRRWIHATDIQNRFGYRHFTDPGIGFRLSRWLYALCWTGTDRPGVLFERATSWLFTQKVLLPGVSQLERFIAQLRSRVEERLWFTLGRSVTEEQRLQLQDLLTVAEGNRSSRLDQLRSGPVMVSGPALIRALRRLDDVRGIGITLPAAAHIPPSRIAALARFANTAKVTAINRLPASRRMATLVAFALCLEATAHDDALEVLEALLRDLFSNAEKADKKARMRSLKDLDRSAATLAAACKVVLDSSISDDNVRARLFNDLPRTTLEKALEEVNALIRPVDDVYFLALEARYRSVRRFLPDLLKHIRFGFSPAGKGVAASLEWLQLNLPRRKPEDDAPQEIVAKAWQKHITREDGSLDMGAYVFCTLDALRTALRRRDVFVSPSWRYADPRLGLLDGAEWLAARPIICRSLGLTIDAKTTLDALSVELDATWLAVAARLPDNPAIQLSENTEGKTELSLGALDKLDEPCSLLQLRAAVSDLMPRVDLPEILLEIAARTGFSEAFTHVSERNARADNLVTSLCAVLLGGACNTGLEPLIRTDNPALRRDRLSWVSQNYIRDDTLSAANAILVGAQSQLELAQVWGGGEVASADGMRFVVPVRTVHAGPNPKYFGTGRGVTWYNLISDQFSGLNAITVPGTLRDSLVLLAVVLEQQTELQPTQIMTDTGAYSDVVFGLFRLLGYHFSPRLADVGGTRFWRTRPDADYGKLNGLARQSVKLDLIAEHWDDLLRLAGSLKLGRVPATGIMRTLQTGDRPTRLAQALAEFGRIEKTLHTLTYIDDESKRRATLTQLNRGEGRHSLARAVFHGKRGELRQRYREGQEDQLGALGLVVNIIVLWNTLYMTAAVERLKQHGYPVLEEDLARLSPLIYEHINMLGRYSFAVPEEVARGELRPLRNPDDDL; via the coding sequence ATGCCGGTCGGTTTTCTGACTCAAGAGCAACGCGACGGTTTTGGCCGCTATGTTGATTCGCCCAGCCGTGAAGAGCTGGAACGTTACTTCCACCTGAGCGATGAAGACCGTGAAGCCATCCAGGTGCTGCGGGGTAGCCATAACCGTCTGGGTTATGCCGTTCTGCTGACCACCGTCCGCTTCGTTGGCGTTCTGCCGGACAAGCCCGCCGCCGTGCCGGTGGAAGTCCTGCAGGTGCTTTGCCGACAACTGGCGATTCCAGACCCCGACTGCCTCCAGCGCTATAGCGATCATCGCCGCTGGATACATGCCACCGATATTCAGAACCGCTTTGGCTATCGTCATTTCACCGATCCGGGCATCGGCTTTCGCTTGAGCCGCTGGCTGTATGCCCTCTGCTGGACGGGCACCGACCGGCCGGGAGTGCTGTTTGAGCGAGCCACCTCGTGGCTGTTCACACAGAAAGTCCTCCTGCCTGGTGTGTCTCAACTAGAGCGCTTTATCGCCCAGTTGCGCAGTCGGGTCGAAGAACGCCTCTGGTTTACGCTGGGCCGCAGCGTGACTGAGGAACAGCGATTGCAACTGCAAGACTTGCTGACGGTGGCCGAAGGCAACCGCAGCTCCCGGCTGGATCAATTGCGCTCCGGCCCGGTCATGGTCAGTGGCCCCGCGTTGATTCGGGCACTGCGCCGGCTCGATGACGTGCGCGGCATCGGCATCACCTTGCCGGCGGCGGCGCACATCCCTCCCAGCCGTATCGCCGCCCTGGCCCGCTTCGCCAACACGGCCAAGGTCACCGCGATTAATCGGCTGCCGGCGTCGCGGCGGATGGCGACACTGGTGGCCTTCGCACTCTGCCTGGAGGCGACTGCGCACGACGACGCACTGGAAGTCCTGGAGGCCTTGCTGCGCGACCTGTTCAGCAACGCGGAGAAGGCCGACAAGAAAGCCCGCATGCGCAGCCTGAAAGACCTGGATCGGTCGGCCGCGACGCTCGCCGCCGCGTGCAAGGTCGTGCTGGACAGCTCGATCAGCGATGACAACGTGCGCGCCCGGCTGTTCAACGACCTGCCGAGGACCACCCTGGAAAAGGCCCTGGAAGAGGTCAACGCGCTGATCCGCCCGGTAGATGACGTCTATTTTCTTGCATTGGAAGCGCGCTACCGCAGCGTGCGCCGCTTCCTGCCCGACCTGCTCAAGCACATCCGCTTCGGCTTCAGCCCGGCCGGCAAGGGCGTGGCGGCTAGTCTGGAGTGGCTGCAACTGAACCTGCCGCGCCGGAAGCCAGAGGATGACGCGCCGCAGGAGATCGTGGCCAAGGCTTGGCAGAAGCACATCACCCGCGAAGATGGCTCCCTCGACATGGGTGCCTATGTGTTCTGCACGCTCGATGCGCTGCGCACGGCCCTGCGCCGCCGCGATGTCTTCGTCTCGCCCAGTTGGCGCTATGCCGACCCGCGCCTTGGCCTGCTCGACGGTGCCGAATGGCTGGCGGCGCGACCGATCATCTGCCGGTCACTGGGCCTGACCATCGACGCCAAAACCACCCTGGACGCCTTGTCCGTCGAGCTGGATGCAACCTGGCTGGCAGTAGCCGCGCGCCTGCCCGACAACCCGGCGATTCAACTGAGCGAGAACACCGAGGGCAAGACCGAACTGTCGCTCGGGGCGCTGGACAAGCTGGACGAGCCCTGCTCGTTGCTGCAACTGCGGGCGGCCGTGTCTGACCTGATGCCGCGTGTCGATCTGCCGGAAATCCTCTTGGAAATCGCCGCCCGCACTGGCTTTTCCGAGGCCTTCACCCATGTCTCCGAACGCAATGCACGCGCCGACAACCTGGTCACCAGCCTCTGCGCGGTGCTGTTGGGCGGGGCCTGCAACACCGGCCTGGAGCCCTTGATCCGCACCGACAACCCGGCGCTGCGCCGTGACCGGCTGTCCTGGGTCAGCCAGAATTATATCCGCGACGACACCCTGTCAGCGGCTAACGCCATCCTGGTCGGAGCGCAAAGCCAACTGGAACTGGCCCAAGTCTGGGGTGGCGGCGAGGTCGCCTCCGCCGATGGCATGCGCTTCGTCGTACCGGTGCGCACCGTGCATGCCGGCCCCAATCCGAAGTATTTCGGCACCGGCCGGGGTGTCACCTGGTACAACCTGATTTCCGACCAATTCTCCGGCCTCAACGCCATCACCGTGCCCGGCACGCTGCGCGACAGCCTGGTGTTGCTGGCGGTCGTGCTGGAACAGCAGACCGAGTTGCAGCCGACGCAAATCATGACCGACACCGGGGCCTACAGCGATGTGGTGTTCGGGCTCTTCCGCCTACTTGGCTACCACTTCAGTCCGCGGCTGGCCGATGTCGGCGGTACCCGCTTCTGGCGCACGCGCCCGGACGCGGACTACGGCAAGCTCAACGGGCTGGCCCGCCAGTCGGTCAAACTCGACCTGATCGCCGAGCACTGGGACGACCTGCTGCGCCTGGCCGGCTCGCTCAAACTCGGCCGGGTGCCGGCGACTGGCATCATGCGCACGCTGCAAACGGGAGATAGACCCACCCGGCTGGCCCAGGCGCTGGCCGAATTCGGGCGGATCGAAAAGACTCTGCACACGTTGACCTATATCGACGACGAGTCCAAGCGCCGCGCCACCCTGACCCAGTTGAACCGAGGCGAAGGCCGGCACAGCCTGGCCCGCGCCGTGTTCCACGGCAAACGCGGCGAGCTCCGCCAGCGCTACCGCGAAGGCCAGGAAGACCAGCTCGGTGCTCTGGGCCTGGTGGTGAACATCATCGTGCTGTGGAACACCCTCTACATGACGGCGGCCGTGGAACGGCTCAAGCAGCACGGCTATCCAGTGCTGGAAGAGGATTTGGCCCGGCTATCGCCGCTGATCTACGAGCACATCAACATGCTCGGGCGGTATTCCTTTGCGGTACCGGAAGAAGTTGCGCGCGGCGAGCTGCGGCCACTGCGTAATCCAGACGACGACCTGTGA
- a CDS encoding putative toxin-antitoxin system toxin component, PIN family has product MRVVLDTNILFSALISPHGAPDAIYRAWRAARFEVVTSRMQLDEIRRASRYPKLQAILQPAKVGAMINNLQRAVVLERLTIEVEADDPDDSFLLAMALAGDADYLVTGDRRAGLLQRGHIERTRIVTPAVFCVEVL; this is encoded by the coding sequence ATGCGGGTCGTGTTGGATACCAACATCCTGTTCAGCGCCCTGATCTCGCCACATGGCGCGCCCGATGCGATCTACCGTGCCTGGCGGGCGGCGCGTTTCGAGGTGGTGACCTCGCGGATGCAACTCGATGAAATTCGTCGAGCCAGCCGCTATCCCAAGCTTCAGGCCATCCTACAGCCCGCCAAGGTGGGCGCCATGATCAATAACCTGCAACGGGCTGTGGTACTGGAGCGCCTGACCATCGAGGTCGAAGCCGATGATCCGGATGACTCGTTTTTGCTGGCCATGGCCTTGGCGGGCGATGCGGACTACCTGGTAACCGGTGATCGCCGCGCCGGCCTGCTGCAACGCGGGCACATCGAACGCACGCGGATCGTCACGCCCGCCGTGTTCTGCGTCGAGGTGCTGTGA
- a CDS encoding ribbon-helix-helix domain-containing protein, which translates to MNTIRWNVAVSADTDQSLRMFLASQGGGRKGDLSRFIEEAVRAHILELSAEQAKAANAHLSEAELTNAVDEALDWARKR; encoded by the coding sequence ATGAATACCATTCGCTGGAATGTCGCCGTCTCGGCCGACACCGACCAGTCGCTTCGGATGTTTCTGGCCAGCCAGGGCGGCGGCCGTAAGGGCGACCTGTCGCGCTTCATCGAAGAAGCGGTACGGGCACACATCCTGGAGCTGAGCGCTGAGCAGGCCAAGGCCGCTAACGCCCATCTGAGTGAGGCAGAATTGACCAACGCGGTTGACGAAGCGCTCGACTGGGCACGTAAGCGCTGA
- a CDS encoding recombinase family protein — protein MKIGYARVSTRDQKADLQVDALKQAGCERIYQDIASGAKSARPELDKLLANVRPGDAVVIWKLDRLGRSLKHLVELVGELAERKVGLQSLNDPIDTTHAQGRLVFNLFASLAEFERELIRERTQAGLSAARARGRIGGRPKGLPAKAEATAMAAETLYREGRLSVSAIGEKLHISKSTLYSYLRHRGVEIGAYQKSARSRDQQPSAASPAEPPAAERVATVTLRLAVVNNSKFVRGRKRATENIERYCLEPYGMKRLDAGHYELTIPYRSDDELDKSVHDLLTEISQEADMRNCFVEMGAWEEDTEKRW, from the coding sequence ATGAAGATCGGTTATGCGCGAGTGAGCACTCGGGATCAGAAAGCCGACCTACAAGTCGATGCCCTGAAACAGGCCGGGTGCGAACGCATCTACCAAGACATCGCCAGCGGCGCGAAAAGCGCCCGGCCGGAGTTGGACAAACTGCTGGCCAACGTGCGGCCGGGTGATGCCGTGGTGATCTGGAAGCTGGATCGCCTTGGGCGTTCCCTCAAGCACCTGGTCGAGTTGGTCGGCGAGCTGGCAGAGCGCAAGGTCGGCTTACAGAGCCTGAATGACCCCATCGACACCACCCACGCCCAAGGCCGCCTGGTGTTCAACCTGTTCGCCTCGCTGGCGGAGTTCGAGCGCGAGCTGATCCGCGAGCGGACTCAGGCGGGTCTGTCGGCCGCACGGGCGCGTGGCCGGATCGGTGGCCGTCCCAAGGGCCTGCCAGCCAAGGCTGAGGCCACCGCCATGGCGGCCGAAACCCTCTACCGCGAAGGTCGCCTGAGCGTCAGCGCGATCGGCGAGAAGCTGCACATCTCCAAGAGCACGCTGTACAGCTACCTGCGCCACCGTGGTGTCGAGATCGGCGCGTACCAGAAGAGCGCCAGGTCACGCGACCAGCAGCCTTCGGCCGCGTCGCCGGCAGAGCCGCCCGCCGCCGAGCGGGTGGCCACCGTCACCCTGCGCCTCGCGGTGGTGAATAACAGCAAGTTCGTGCGCGGCCGGAAGCGGGCCACGGAGAACATTGAGCGCTACTGCCTGGAGCCCTATGGCATGAAGCGGCTGGATGCCGGCCACTATGAGTTGACCATTCCGTATCGGAGCGACGATGAGCTGGACAAGAGCGTGCATGACCTGCTGACCGAGATCAGCCAGGAGGCCGACATGCGCAACTGTTTTGTCGAGATGGGCGCCTGGGAAGAAGACACCGAAAAGCGTTGGTAG